The Papilio machaon chromosome 17, ilPapMach1.1, whole genome shotgun sequence genome segment catgtactacaatcaaaattttaaaacatacaagGATTTGTAATGATGGTAAAATTGACAAAGCTGGCATAAGAtttctcaaaaaaaattatattgtatctGTCTGGGAATCTAATACAATTgtgaataatattatcttgCTAGGCtcgttaaacattttattatattattgttattgtaatttattattttattctaaatcataaagatttttttgaacCATTTTTGCGTTTTTATAATAGGTTTTGCTTTTTGTAATTACTCTTTGCGAGGTTTGCGAGggttgaaaaataaacaacgtaAACAACTGACAGTGGCAAATTGACACTGACattagaaaacattttgtttacgttgtttacataatattatgacaATATGAGAAgttattgcatttttaattattacaaaaagttttttaaaaatgtcccAACCCGAAAGTATTCTTCTAATTTTGAATACGAGACGAAAATCGAAAAGATTAGGAATATTGGAATATTAGCACATATAGATGCAGGTTAGGAAAATAACCTATGTTCAGATTAAATAGggttaagaattaaataaattttatcgtaaataataaatctagactgaatttgattatatttttacctaATTTAACTTGTATGTGCTCATgttacaaatttgtttttaaacataggCAAAACTACAACCACTGAACGTATGCTGTACTACTCCGGGACTATACGGTCTATGGGCGAAGTGCATCATGGTAACACGGTCACTGACTACATGGAGCAGGAGAGACGGAGAGGAATTACAATCACATGtaagataaaacaattatgatattaaaatacaataaaatgtacactataaaaaaaaattgaagagaTTCTGAATGAACCACCTGTCTTTCTATGTGACAATCGATATCCCAAATTAATTGTGTCTGAAATATGTATAAGTTGCAgtgaatatttgttaaataagaCAAGATTCTTTGTACCCATCCATCACATCTACTGAAATTGGTTTatatcttgaaataaaaaatagaagaatTCCAGTTTCAATCTTATACACAAATATTACATAGACTATTTCAACTACATTCTATTTTCAACAgttgttgttaatttaaatatacaagcAACAtactataaacatttatctattaattaaCTTGTTTTGTAGCGGCTGCTGTATCCTTCCCCTGGCATGGCAcacaaatcaatttaattgacACACCGGGGCACATTGACTTCACCATGGAGGTTGAGCAGAGTCTGGCTGTGTTAGATGGTGCTGTTATAGTCTTGGATGCTTCAGCTGGTAATATCTctaaacatcatcatcagctcactaaacGTCCCCCTTGAGGGGCTCGAtacctaccctaagttaagggtgactaggccataggtCACATTGCTCCATAGCAGGATTCAAACCCTACAGATGAATGCAAGAGTTGAATGATATTTTTAGTGAGTGAAGTATAAGGAAAAAGTATGCTAAAGAGATACTGTGCACAAGGATTCGTTTTAATATAggcattattttataaccccatattatatatttactaacttAACTTTAAAGAGTTCTTTAACTCTTGTTAAgacttttgtttgttatatacaactaaggaaattaattaattaagaaacggcttaactcacgttttgatcgtccggtggcggcaccaactagtttcggacctatcgggggtccatcttcagggcgagtgtttaattcgaggacttcgcggtcgcgtcgcgtctcgcactgcggGCCATAGCGcggacgatcaaaacgtgagttaagccatttcttaattaattaattatgatgtctcacgaaagtttaaacaatttaataactaaGGAAATGTTTAAGAtttaagtaagattttttaagttatgatTAACTTTCAGGTGTGGAGGCTCAAACACTGACAGTCTGGAGACAGGCAAGTGGATACCGAGTCCCTCGCATACTGTACCTTAACAAAATGGACAGGAGTGATGCAGATGTGAACAGCTGTATCAGATCTGTGCGGGAGAAGCTACAAGCCACGCCTCTCATGATACATGCACCTGTTACTAAAGAGGGAAAACTTATTGGTACagtattatacaaaattctcgTCTAAAGTCAATTAATCTGACACCAGTGGAATAacgctcttttcttgaaggaaaatttGTGATATGTCTTGTGATAAAAGAGCTATAATTagtgaaaatattgttacttcCAGGTCTGATTGATTTAGTGACATGCGAAGAAGTAATATGGACGCAGGGCAGAGGACAGAATTATGTTCGACGAAAACTTGCAGAGAAACAGGATGGGAAATATTgggaaaaaataatgaatagcCATAGACAACTGATTGATACTCTTTCCTCATTGGATGATCAGTTAGcagatataataatacaaaaagattCATTGGACAATATTGAAATTCCACAGATAAATGACGCTATTAGACGGTGCACATTAAAAATGAGTGGATTTCCTATTTTATGTGGTAGttcttacaaaaatattggCGTTCAGACTTTAATGGATTCTATAGTATCTTATTTACCATCTCCTTTAGAATGTAATAGAATTTACAAAAGCTTTGGTTCCGATTTAGCCGCTAGGACCTTTAAGGTTCAGCATGATGACCAGAGAGGTGTGTTAACATTCCTAAGGCTGTACAGTGGTGAAATTGaaaagggacagaagatatACAACCTGGCAAGAGAGAAGAGTGAGCAGGTCAGTACAATGTCCAGACTTCTTTGTCTCCGTCTCCGAAACTCATTTGTGGCTTAcgcttttcttaaaaattaactaaataatgtatattatcttactaatattataaatgcgatatgtttgaatggatggatggatatttattagaaggtaaggcatagatgtagaacatagtctaaaaaaaacatagactactaataaagtttttttcaattctccACAAACTGAGTCACGGGCGAAAggtaaaacaataacaaatttattgcaCCAACGATTTATGTAACCTTTTTTGAACAGACCATAGACGTGTGACGTCACAAGGCTATCGACAAAGCTTTGGTAAATGCGTATTTGtagcaataaaatgtttgcgatgtaaatttgtcaaaataatattaacaaagttgACCAGACAGGATCACTGTATGTGGCGCTGGCTGACGAGTACCGGCCGGTGGACAAGGTCACTGCGGGGAACATTGCTGTTGTCAGCTCGCTCAAGGTCAGTCTTTAACTTCTACATCACTAGCGTTGCCatgcgtccggataaagccggacataggtaggcttttgaattgcgtgtccggccaaaataaacggttttccggtttttgttaggcttttccaaacgagagtgtacctattaatactgagacaaaatcctaaataatatagggtgtccaaCCTTTCTACACAAATGTctgaaaaattactaaaatcgCTGTTAAttccatctatctatatatataaaagaaagtcgtgttagttacactatttataactcaagaacggctgaatcgatttgactgaaaattggtgggcaggtagcttagaaccaggaaacggacataggataattttagcctcgttttctattttttattccgcgcggacggagtcgcgggtaaaagctagttatttataatcttattatttttccttctTGTAACACTTGTTACCCAGACTACCATGACTGGAGATCTGGTAACATCGACACACACGTCCGCCAAACGCGCACGCAGTCAACTAGCGCGCTGGCTGCAGGAGTCAGGCGCTGAGGACCTGATGCTGCCCAGCGCACTCCAGCGACTAAAGACCCTCGATACTCAGCCCAGCACTGAGGAACTCGCTGAAGTCTTGCTTGGGATTGGTAAGTAAGGTCTGATGGTTAATGAGggttatagtttattttttaggctccagattaaattgtttttgttgacTCTacttgtctttttttatatcaaggTGACAAACGAATAATTGACAGAGTAATTAGATAGAATGGCTTGATTATGTAGTTTGTTACGGATTCTGTTaaccatttttaatatttcactatTATATAATCTGTTGGTCTAAATTATCCTAGGTTCTctgatattttgtaaatatgaaggttatgtaattttcataaaattttatcaatattgtattctttttttttttaggagcgtcagtggctcaggggttaagcacttgacttgcaatctgcaggtcctgggttctaatcccgccatgtactaatgtgtttttcgatttacatatgtacatttaaccgacgttcttacggtgaaggaaaacatcgtgatgctgcacatgtctgagaagaaattcaatgatatgtgtgaagtcaacccacacttaaccagcgtggttgacctagtcacccctaactcggggtaggctccgagcccctcagtggggacgtatagtgagctgatgatgatgtattcTTCTATTTGATGTTGTCTCTTTAACAACAGGTACTACAGTCCCGGAGCCTGTATTCCTGTGCTCCATCGAGCCACCCAGCGCTGCGTACCAGAGCGCGCTGGAGACGGCGTTGGCAGAGCTGCAGCGTGAGGACCCCAGTCTTCGCGTCTCCACAGACGATGAGACCGGCCAGCTGGTGCTTGCTGGTAAAGAAGTCGTCATATATCTTAGCGGCTCGGAATTATGACCTTGAGCCGATACGATATATGAAAAGACGTATATGTCTACTGTGACTGTGACAAACTAAACTTGtgtctacatttttttttatctaggTATGGGTGAACTCCATCTGGAGATAATCAAAGAGCGCATCATCAGGGAGTATAAGATAGATGTGGAGCTGGGCGAGCTTCAGATCGCGTACCGGGAGCAGCTGCTGGGGGAAGCCAAGTCCACCCTGGATGTAGACCGCAAGATCGGCAGCGTGCGGCAGGCGGTCAAGGTCACCATGTCTGCTAAGACTGTGAAGGGAATCTCACAAGATAAAattcttaagtaaataattggTTCGAATTTAGGCTATTTCTTAATTTCTcgttgacgaagtcgcggtcgATAGgtagtctatatatatttataaaattggagtgtctgtatgtaataacgacaaaaaaaaacatttttcatccAACAAAAAAGTCTGTTGGCAAGTCCTCGTTTGTTCCTGGTAATCTCCAGAACGAGTGGACCGATTGTGACAGAACTTTGACTGAAAAGTAGCTGATGGATGCGGGAATGTTATagtctatttttttctaggCTGAAATTCCAGGTGACTGTTAGTTTTGACTAAATTTGTTGTGTTGTGCATAGACTGGACAAGAGTGGTGAGAGCGCGGCCAATCTGTCGCACGTACACCCGCGCACGTTGTCCGCTCTACAGCAAGGAGTACGCGCAGCTCTACAACATGGACCCAAACTTGGCTGTCCAGTGAGTTACTGACTTAGTGAACTGACGGCCAACCTTCATTAATGGAGAGGCACCTTTTTTATATCGGGGGGGGGGGGAAATTTTCGAAAGATGCTTTCTGAGGGGAAGACAGGGTTATGTGGGGTttgacccactaaaaccccttCGGTCAACTTAATGGAGAAGCACCTTTTTTTTGGTGTCGGGGAGGGGATCTTCGAAAGATAAATCTGTCTCTAGGGGGGAAGACAGGGTTATGTGGGATTAGACCCACTAAAACACCCTCGGTGATCAGCCTCGAGTGCAATCGAAGAAGGTTCCGAGATCTCCTAAGAAGGCACCGGAACAATGGAGAGGAAcctagagagagagagagtttACCATTCAATTTTgtacttacttttaatttgaGTTCTATTTCCTTATTTCTTATAGTATACAATTTCTTCAATCGGACTGTTGGGATTTTTTCCGAACGACCCAACgggaaacattaattttacctTAGCAATACTTTGATAACTTGTTACATGCAGCTGGTAGACGTTCAGGTGACGCTGCACTGGCTGGAGCTGGGGAGGGGTACCTCTGACTCAGTGGTGGGGGCCGCAGTGGTGCAATGTCTGCGCAAGGTACTCTCAACACAACTACACATTCCATTACACAGAGTATTTTGCTGTGAGATTTGATAGTTGAAACATGAATATAGAAAATCTTATCACtcgtcttattttttttttaaacacagaGATAGTAATTACTTAGTAACAGTTAGTTActcttatctatctatctatctatatatataaaagaaagtcgtgttagttacactatttataactcaagaacgaatgaatcgatttgactgaaaattggtgggcaggtagcttagaactaggaaacggacaaaggataatttttacccccttttct includes the following:
- the LOC106708661 gene encoding ribosome-releasing factor 2, mitochondrial, whose protein sequence is MRSYCIFNYYKKFFKNVPTRKYSSNFEYETKIEKIRNIGILAHIDAGKTTTTERMLYYSGTIRSMGEVHHGNTVTDYMEQERRRGITITSAAVSFPWHGTQINLIDTPGHIDFTMEVEQSLAVLDGAVIVLDASAGVEAQTLTVWRQASGYRVPRILYLNKMDRSDADVNSCIRSVREKLQATPLMIHAPVTKEGKLIGLIDLVTCEEVIWTQGRGQNYVRRKLAEKQDGKYWEKIMNSHRQLIDTLSSLDDQLADIIIQKDSLDNIEIPQINDAIRRCTLKMSGFPILCGSSYKNIGVQTLMDSIVSYLPSPLECNRIYKSFGSDLAARTFKVQHDDQRGVLTFLRLYSGEIEKGQKIYNLAREKSEQTGSLYVALADEYRPVDKVTAGNIAVVSSLKTTMTGDLVTSTHTSAKRARSQLARWLQESGAEDLMLPSALQRLKTLDTQPSTEELAEVLLGIGTTVPEPVFLCSIEPPSAAYQSALETALAELQREDPSLRVSTDDETGQLVLAGMGELHLEIIKERIIREYKIDVELGELQIAYREQLLGEAKSTLDVDRKIGSVRQAVKVTMSAKTVKGISQDKILKLDKSGESAANLSHVHPRTLSALQQGVRAALQHGPKLGCPLVDVQVTLHWLELGRGTSDSVVGAAVVQCLRKVFEEAQSAVLEPMMSLQVVVPESHSARVTADLARRRADVQQIHTRQDNKVIECIAPLSELLGYSSALRSLSSGLASFSMELRAHRRMSPHDEHKALKHVTGF